From Candidatus Eremiobacterota bacterium, the proteins below share one genomic window:
- a CDS encoding response regulator, translating to MKKHKILIVDYEPSVLKVLASILIKAGYECITLDNSDEVLSLVGKDIPDLLIIDRAMPGKDGLAVSREIKKKPRFSQIPILMLTGACSEEERIDALESVVDDYYCKPFNPNELLAKIKAILRHSTRIRDSNPTTRLPGGNALEEEVNRRLTHGEVFALMHVDIDNFKAYADAYGFNSANRMIKLCGKILIQAIEAFDEGHPFLSHVGGDDFIIITGVELFERVALKIIDLFDSQVQSCFKKEDLDRGSFTGGDRKGEARDFPITSLSIGSTTNMKRLFHDASEMGSYLVKAKNRAKQLEKKKQGKSTFFHLE from the coding sequence TTGAAGAAGCACAAAATCCTCATCGTAGACTATGAACCATCGGTGCTCAAAGTACTTGCCTCTATTCTTATCAAGGCCGGCTACGAGTGTATCACCCTGGACAACAGCGACGAAGTGCTCTCTCTTGTCGGAAAAGATATCCCCGACCTCCTTATCATTGACAGGGCGATGCCCGGGAAGGACGGTCTCGCGGTCTCCAGGGAGATTAAAAAGAAGCCCCGCTTTTCGCAGATACCCATTCTGATGCTCACCGGCGCGTGCAGCGAAGAGGAGCGGATCGATGCCCTGGAGAGCGTCGTCGATGACTATTACTGCAAGCCTTTTAATCCCAATGAGCTGCTTGCCAAGATCAAGGCAATTCTCCGCCACAGCACAAGGATCCGTGACAGCAACCCCACGACAAGGCTTCCCGGGGGAAACGCTCTGGAGGAGGAAGTGAACAGGCGCCTCACCCACGGCGAAGTATTTGCTCTCATGCATGTGGATATTGACAATTTCAAGGCTTATGCCGATGCCTATGGATTCAACAGCGCCAACAGGATGATCAAGCTCTGCGGGAAGATCCTGATCCAGGCCATCGAGGCCTTTGATGAAGGCCATCCCTTTCTCTCCCATGTAGGAGGCGATGATTTTATCATCATCACCGGCGTGGAGCTTTTTGAGAGAGTGGCATTGAAAATCATCGATCTCTTTGACTCGCAGGTACAATCCTGCTTTAAAAAGGAGGATCTTGACAGGGGCTCCTTTACGGGGGGTGACAGGAAGGGAGAGGCAAGGGATTTCCCGATCACCTCCCTCTCGATAGGAAGCACCACCAATATGAAGCGCCTCTTTCATGATGCCTCAGAAATGGGCTCATACCTGGTGAAGGCCAAGAACAGGGCCAAGCAGCTCGAGAAGAAAAAGCAAGGCAAGAGCACTTTCTTCCACCTGGAATGA
- a CDS encoding YncE family protein, translating to MQTGKRTLALIAVIGLLLLGAALVMAGCGGGSGSGSSYGTSNTGYTYTRYAFVTNSNEGTVGFINLSSNAYETTVSVGTTPYGIAADPAGSLVFVSTSGDGNFNTISVPDKKVVAVYGGMNAPKGVAEGPLASYVLIASSGDGYSYIYNAINKGISDALQCGGNPLEATTSNDNKRAYVSNTNNSVSVVDLSTGNFQLLTNIPNVGNADLDVDPDGTSLFVADSANNRVNRVDTASFSTTATIPVGTNPYGVACGFQATAGYVYVSNRGNNNISVINATTNTVTTTIPVGTTPMGLCLSPDGKTLYVCNNGANNVSIIDTTSNTVTATVAVGAGPINIDVSPY from the coding sequence ATGCAGACAGGAAAAAGAACATTGGCCCTCATCGCGGTCATCGGGCTGCTTCTTCTGGGAGCAGCTCTTGTGATGGCAGGGTGCGGAGGAGGATCGGGATCGGGTTCATCGTACGGTACATCGAATACTGGATACACGTATACGCGGTATGCCTTCGTCACCAATTCCAATGAAGGTACCGTGGGATTCATCAACCTCAGCAGCAACGCTTATGAGACCACGGTCTCCGTGGGAACAACCCCCTATGGCATCGCCGCTGATCCGGCCGGGTCGCTGGTATTTGTCTCGACGAGCGGCGATGGGAATTTCAACACCATAAGCGTGCCTGACAAGAAGGTAGTTGCCGTTTACGGCGGGATGAACGCTCCCAAGGGAGTTGCTGAAGGCCCCCTTGCCTCCTATGTCCTTATCGCCTCAAGCGGCGATGGGTATTCCTATATTTACAACGCCATCAACAAGGGAATAAGTGACGCCCTCCAATGCGGAGGCAATCCCCTCGAGGCCACCACGTCGAACGACAACAAGAGGGCTTATGTGAGCAACACAAACAATTCCGTCTCGGTAGTCGATCTCTCCACGGGGAACTTTCAGCTTCTCACGAACATCCCCAATGTGGGAAATGCCGATCTTGATGTCGATCCCGACGGCACCTCTCTCTTTGTCGCCGATTCTGCCAATAACAGGGTGAACAGGGTTGATACGGCAAGCTTCAGCACCACCGCCACCATTCCCGTGGGCACCAACCCTTACGGGGTGGCCTGCGGCTTCCAGGCGACCGCCGGCTACGTGTATGTGTCCAACCGGGGGAACAACAATATCTCGGTTATCAACGCAACCACCAACACTGTCACGACAACCATCCCCGTGGGCACGACACCGATGGGCCTCTGCCTGAGCCCCGATGGAAAGACTCTCTATGTGTGTAATAATGGAGCAAATAATGTCTCCATCATAGATACTACATCCAACACGGTCACGGCAACTGTCGCGGTGGGAGCCGGCCCGATAAACATTGACGTGTCGCCCTATTAA
- a CDS encoding phenylalanine--tRNA ligase subunit alpha: MSHHEEIAERLHPLETQILLPFKGAPRLSCDSLAEASGLAQSQLRTAIEWLLAKNLIIARDEGVEESATLTRLGEQVAQSGFPEAAVLRALEDREGKSVSLKDLPALAGVAREEASPLIGSLKKQGAIDIREGVIHLVNGEVLKVIGEREALFRKVREKGRVDLKELTPAEREEVRGGFKKRTPEKGFFRIEEKPLLSYELTGGGRELLPYLRCRPVVNQLTSQLIASGKWRDCDLRKYDITLNPPRLVIGKKHPYRQFLERVRAKLIALGFEEMKGSVVETEFWDMDALFMPQFHSARNIHDVYFVHEPRYAKQISEPFLSQVAASHEHGGTTGSTGWSYCFDREKTKRLILRSQGTALSARTLASGPSIPGKYFAIARCFRYEQIDVTHGTDFFQIEGIVVDRDINFRKLLGLLKLFAKEVAQAQEIKFAPAYFPFTEPSVELHAKHPQLGWMELGGAGIFRPEVTSPLNVDVPVIAWGLGIDRMAMVSLGIKDIRQLFTHDLEFIRQSKVVF, encoded by the coding sequence ATGTCACACCATGAGGAGATTGCCGAGCGCCTTCACCCCCTTGAGACACAGATCCTTCTCCCCTTCAAGGGCGCGCCTCGCCTGTCCTGCGACTCGCTTGCAGAGGCAAGCGGCCTTGCCCAGAGCCAGCTGCGCACCGCCATTGAGTGGCTTCTTGCCAAGAATCTCATCATTGCAAGAGATGAGGGCGTGGAGGAATCTGCCACCCTGACCAGGTTGGGGGAGCAGGTGGCCCAGTCGGGATTCCCTGAAGCAGCCGTCCTCAGGGCTCTTGAAGATAGAGAGGGAAAGTCGGTGAGCCTCAAGGACCTTCCCGCCCTGGCTGGCGTGGCCCGCGAGGAGGCAAGCCCCCTGATAGGCTCATTGAAAAAACAGGGCGCCATTGACATCCGTGAAGGAGTGATCCACCTTGTGAACGGCGAGGTCCTCAAGGTCATCGGCGAGAGGGAAGCCCTTTTCAGAAAGGTCAGGGAAAAGGGAAGGGTTGACTTGAAGGAGCTTACCCCGGCCGAAAGGGAGGAGGTACGGGGAGGATTCAAGAAGAGGACGCCTGAAAAGGGTTTTTTCCGCATAGAGGAAAAGCCCCTGCTCTCGTATGAGCTCACCGGCGGCGGGCGGGAGCTTCTTCCCTATCTGCGCTGCCGGCCCGTGGTGAACCAGCTCACGTCCCAGCTCATCGCCTCGGGAAAATGGAGGGACTGCGACCTGCGCAAGTACGACATCACCCTGAACCCGCCGAGGCTTGTCATCGGCAAGAAGCATCCTTACCGGCAGTTCCTCGAGAGGGTGAGAGCCAAGCTCATCGCCCTGGGGTTTGAGGAGATGAAGGGCTCGGTCGTGGAGACAGAGTTCTGGGATATGGATGCCCTCTTCATGCCGCAGTTTCATTCGGCCCGCAACATTCATGACGTCTATTTCGTCCATGAGCCCCGGTATGCAAAGCAGATTTCCGAGCCATTTCTCTCCCAGGTGGCCGCTTCTCATGAACATGGCGGCACCACGGGAAGCACGGGATGGAGCTACTGCTTTGACAGGGAGAAGACCAAGAGGCTTATCCTGAGGAGCCAGGGCACAGCCCTCTCGGCACGGACCCTCGCCTCGGGGCCCTCGATTCCGGGGAAGTATTTTGCCATTGCCCGCTGTTTCCGCTATGAGCAGATTGATGTGACCCACGGGACCGATTTTTTCCAGATAGAGGGAATCGTCGTGGACAGGGATATTAACTTCAGGAAGCTCCTGGGGCTTCTGAAGCTTTTTGCCAAGGAGGTGGCCCAGGCTCAGGAGATCAAGTTCGCCCCCGCTTACTTTCCCTTCACGGAGCCCTCGGTGGAGCTTCACGCGAAGCATCCTCAGCTCGGCTGGATGGAGCTGGGCGGGGCAGGCATCTTCCGCCCCGAAGTGACATCCCCTCTCAACGTGGATGTCCCTGTCATTGCCTGGGGACTTGGCATAGACCGTATGGCCATGGTGAGCCTGGGGATCAAGGACATCCGCCAGCTCTTTACCCATGACCTGGAATTTATAAGGCAGTCAAAGGTGGTGTTCTGA
- the pheT gene encoding phenylalanine--tRNA ligase subunit beta: MPSYTCILKDVLSLIKLDSMPLEKFEACLECAKSELKGYDMASGEVKLENNDTNRPDLWSAEGTARQIRNCHFGGRDSYGFFEEAPQEDHRIIVSGDLKDVRPYIGGFTVTGISVTDDFLRELIQTQEKLCENYGRSRDLISIGVYNAREIRFPLYFNGYRPGSRRFAPLGFTEELDLAEILEKHPKGREYGHLVKSSPFYPLIVDSREKVLSFAPIINSNDLGCVAVGDDFLFVDVTGKEREPMTLALNIMACNMADRGGTIHPFTIVYPDGGLHRTPFRFEKPVTLDLSFAETYVGESLTDGEAREHLEKMGHAVTEAGQALKCVPPPYRLDCLHQVDLIEDICIGRGYGTFVPQMPEKFTIGASRPVMRLTEVVGELMLGMGFQEVMTYILTSQETLSAKMQHDEKPVAIDNVMSETYGVIRSSLVPILLEIESKNPRVEYPHRIFETGEVVLRDSSRDEGVATVHHLGALVAHSSSNFSEAHSTLQSLLWYLQIPYRLEKKDHPSFIEGRAGAVYAGEKEVGIIGEVHPQVLENWGITCPCAAFELSLDDLLPTLQGI, translated from the coding sequence ATGCCGTCATATACCTGTATCCTGAAAGATGTGCTTTCTCTTATAAAGCTTGATTCCATGCCCCTCGAGAAATTTGAGGCATGCCTTGAGTGCGCCAAATCAGAGCTCAAAGGCTACGACATGGCAAGCGGCGAGGTAAAGCTTGAGAACAATGACACGAACCGCCCCGATCTCTGGTCGGCCGAGGGCACGGCCCGGCAGATCAGGAACTGCCACTTCGGCGGCAGGGACTCCTACGGCTTCTTTGAGGAGGCCCCCCAGGAGGACCACAGGATTATCGTGAGCGGCGATCTCAAGGACGTGAGGCCTTACATCGGCGGATTCACCGTCACCGGCATCAGCGTCACTGACGATTTCCTCAGAGAGCTCATTCAGACGCAGGAGAAGCTCTGCGAGAATTACGGGCGCTCCAGGGATCTGATTTCCATAGGCGTCTATAACGCGAGGGAGATCAGATTCCCCCTCTATTTCAACGGCTACAGGCCCGGATCAAGGCGCTTCGCCCCCCTTGGCTTCACCGAGGAGCTGGACCTCGCGGAGATTCTTGAGAAGCATCCCAAGGGGCGGGAGTACGGCCACCTGGTGAAGTCCTCTCCCTTCTATCCCCTTATCGTGGACAGCAGGGAGAAAGTGCTCTCCTTCGCTCCCATTATCAACAGCAACGATCTCGGCTGCGTCGCCGTCGGCGATGACTTTCTCTTCGTCGATGTGACGGGGAAAGAACGGGAGCCCATGACGCTGGCCCTCAATATCATGGCCTGCAACATGGCTGACCGCGGCGGCACCATCCATCCCTTCACTATTGTCTATCCTGACGGCGGCCTTCACAGGACGCCCTTCAGGTTCGAGAAGCCGGTGACCCTTGATCTCTCCTTCGCGGAAACCTATGTGGGCGAATCCCTCACTGACGGCGAAGCCCGTGAACATCTGGAGAAGATGGGCCATGCCGTCACGGAAGCCGGTCAGGCCCTGAAATGCGTGCCGCCGCCGTACCGCCTCGACTGCCTCCACCAGGTCGATCTCATCGAGGATATCTGCATCGGCAGGGGGTACGGCACCTTTGTGCCCCAGATGCCGGAGAAATTCACCATCGGCGCCTCCAGACCCGTCATGAGGCTCACCGAAGTCGTCGGCGAACTGATGCTGGGAATGGGCTTCCAGGAAGTGATGACCTATATCCTCACGTCACAGGAAACGCTCTCGGCGAAGATGCAGCACGACGAGAAGCCCGTGGCCATTGACAATGTGATGAGCGAGACGTACGGGGTCATAAGGTCCTCCCTCGTTCCCATCCTGCTCGAGATAGAATCGAAAAACCCCCGCGTTGAATACCCCCATCGCATTTTTGAGACAGGTGAGGTGGTGCTCCGCGACAGCAGCCGTGACGAGGGGGTAGCCACAGTCCACCATCTCGGCGCTCTTGTAGCCCACAGCTCATCGAATTTCTCCGAGGCCCACAGCACCCTCCAGTCCCTGCTGTGGTATCTTCAAATCCCCTACCGCCTCGAGAAAAAGGACCATCCCTCCTTTATCGAGGGAAGGGCAGGGGCTGTCTATGCCGGTGAGAAGGAAGTGGGAATAATCGGCGAGGTCCATCCCCAGGTCCTTGAGAACTGGGGGATCACCTGTCCCTGCGCCGCCTTCGAGCTCTCCCTTGATGATCTTCTTCCCACGCTCCAGGGCATCTAG
- a CDS encoding serine/threonine-protein kinase: MNDQILSEGCVLDDRYKIKKVIAEGGMSIVYEVEDMRLGGSMALKQMRELVADAAQQEILIGQFKREAELLSQLCHMNLPKVTDHFVFEGRRFLVEELIEGKTLEALMEERAPRAESEVIEWASQICDALLYLHGQQIVYRDLKPSNCIVTTQGAVKLIDFGLVRFFSIGKPKDTVIMGTPGYAAPEQYGQEQTDPRSDVFSLGALLHHLLTGHDPTRTPFIFPDARDLNPAISEECEQVLVKALSIEPSRRFQRIEEMKGALRGERTIMDEAETFSYGNEPPRKLQYTLSSLASVAGCAFGVFLLPSQTILAMFAIAYSPFFIWLGIKEYRQKSFNATVQITANEQGLYYRDGLSRFFARWNEVKSLAFSNDRFSGRRKADVETEKGSFSFMASPEREGRSFLPPSPLQNAERLCHIIITEGRLRILQPGSEVYGRK, translated from the coding sequence ATGAACGACCAGATCCTCAGTGAAGGCTGTGTGCTCGATGACCGGTACAAGATAAAAAAGGTAATTGCCGAAGGCGGCATGAGCATCGTCTACGAGGTGGAAGATATGCGCCTCGGTGGTTCCATGGCTCTCAAGCAGATGCGCGAGCTTGTCGCCGATGCCGCGCAGCAGGAGATCCTCATAGGGCAGTTCAAGAGGGAGGCAGAGCTCCTCTCACAGCTCTGCCACATGAACCTCCCCAAGGTGACGGACCACTTCGTCTTCGAGGGCAGGAGGTTCCTCGTGGAGGAGCTCATTGAGGGAAAGACCCTTGAGGCCCTCATGGAGGAGAGAGCGCCAAGGGCTGAGAGCGAGGTCATAGAATGGGCGTCGCAGATCTGCGATGCCCTCCTCTACCTCCATGGCCAGCAGATAGTGTACCGCGATCTCAAGCCTTCAAACTGCATCGTCACCACCCAGGGCGCCGTCAAGCTCATAGATTTCGGCCTCGTGCGCTTCTTTTCCATAGGCAAGCCCAAGGACACCGTCATCATGGGCACGCCGGGCTATGCGGCCCCTGAGCAGTATGGCCAGGAGCAGACCGATCCCCGTTCTGACGTATTCTCCCTCGGGGCGCTGCTGCACCATCTCCTCACGGGCCACGATCCCACCCGCACGCCCTTCATCTTCCCCGACGCGCGGGACCTCAATCCCGCCATTTCCGAGGAGTGCGAGCAGGTCCTTGTCAAGGCCCTGTCCATCGAGCCTTCGCGCCGCTTCCAGCGCATCGAGGAGATGAAGGGGGCACTCAGGGGAGAGAGAACCATCATGGACGAGGCCGAGACTTTTTCCTACGGTAACGAGCCTCCCCGGAAGCTGCAGTACACCCTTTCCTCGCTGGCAAGTGTGGCGGGATGCGCCTTCGGCGTGTTCCTTCTCCCGTCGCAGACCATTCTCGCGATGTTTGCCATCGCTTACAGCCCCTTCTTCATATGGCTCGGCATCAAGGAATACCGGCAGAAGTCATTCAATGCCACGGTGCAGATCACCGCGAACGAGCAGGGATTATATTACCGTGACGGGCTCTCCAGGTTCTTCGCCCGCTGGAACGAGGTAAAGAGCCTTGCCTTCAGCAACGACCGTTTTTCCGGGCGGCGCAAGGCCGACGTGGAGACGGAGAAAGGCTCATTCTCCTTCATGGCTTCCCCGGAGCGCGAGGGAAGAAGCTTTCTCCCGCCCTCCCCGCTGCAAAACGCCGAGCGCCTCTGCCACATCATCATCACCGAGGGGCGCCTCAGGATTCTGCAGCCCGGTAGCGAGGTCTACGGGAGAAAATAG
- a CDS encoding RNA polymerase sigma factor, producing the protein MTMEGAVTRSIEFLEGGLGRAAAEEMRVSTPASHHDALLADLVERVKSQDALAFENLISHTSGKAFGLAYHLTGDYHRAQDIVQEAYLKVFRHIGSLRNPDSFKSWLAQIIANLAREWQQRKGKEIPLDTSSLASAAPPQPLKESALDAACTRESVKEALGALSLAEKTTILLREYCDLTYEEISKTLKIPLGTVKSRLSEARKKMALWLSGKEEHSNEMQ; encoded by the coding sequence ATGACTATGGAGGGAGCAGTCACCCGGAGCATCGAGTTCCTCGAGGGAGGACTTGGGCGCGCCGCCGCGGAAGAGATGAGGGTGAGCACGCCTGCAAGCCATCATGATGCGCTTTTAGCTGATCTTGTCGAGAGGGTCAAGAGCCAGGACGCCCTGGCCTTTGAAAACCTTATTTCCCACACGTCGGGGAAAGCCTTCGGCCTGGCCTATCACCTCACGGGGGATTACCACAGGGCCCAGGACATAGTGCAGGAAGCATATCTGAAGGTGTTCCGCCACATAGGAAGCCTCAGAAACCCTGATTCCTTCAAGTCCTGGCTTGCCCAGATCATTGCCAACCTCGCCAGGGAATGGCAGCAGAGAAAGGGAAAAGAGATCCCCCTGGATACCTCTTCCCTGGCCTCGGCCGCTCCCCCGCAACCGCTGAAAGAGAGTGCCCTTGACGCCGCATGCACCAGGGAGTCGGTGAAAGAAGCCCTCGGAGCACTCTCGCTTGCGGAAAAGACCACAATCCTTCTCAGGGAATACTGCGACCTCACCTACGAGGAGATCTCGAAGACCCTGAAGATTCCCCTGGGCACCGTGAAGTCCCGCCTCAGCGAGGCGCGGAAAAAGATGGCCCTGTGGCTTTCAGGAAAGGAGGAGCACAGTAATGAAATGCAATGA
- a CDS encoding tetratricopeptide repeat protein gives MRKWAFLLLLAMVCIGCSSAKQKSKDLYQKAMVQKSQGHVPEALSLLRKSTELYGKNIQAWVKYQDLLVLGGKKDDAAREFKEKLDQSPRDPAWLYLYGRLQSSEEKRQYFQKSIEANPRFPWGYYGLGMLLLEEKKPQEAQADLEKAIDLDPDIADAHVQLGKVYATQGKLRNAEEEFGKAVELDGSSQDGYFYLGNVAFINGNINEAALNYEKVLELDPENFKAKNALAKVYLLKNRTEEALDIFEKLMVRDPRNAWTALNIGRAKFMMARENDAVNAFKKAISLSPVLPEAHYLLALAYMNEKRWRDAEAELYLVEKSRKNFPGLHKARALIYLSTGREAEAEKELSLEEKTSPRDPEISYIRGQILFRRFQILKAEEQFKNALSLESRYYPAYLGLGQIEEYFKEYIRALHVYEEALVIFPGDAEITYRMGVCWSLHGDDKKAKEYFRQAFEQGFDDWSRIDGDIAIQGLKGDPEVATMLTENRKKKSSVVKYRHSQLISNQDLIYNQTQRAYKKI, from the coding sequence TTGAGAAAGTGGGCCTTTCTTCTCCTCCTTGCAATGGTATGCATCGGGTGCAGCAGCGCAAAGCAGAAATCAAAGGATCTTTACCAGAAGGCCATGGTGCAGAAAAGCCAGGGCCATGTCCCTGAAGCGCTCTCCCTTTTAAGAAAGTCAACAGAGCTCTATGGGAAAAACATCCAGGCCTGGGTGAAATACCAGGACCTTCTTGTCCTCGGGGGGAAAAAGGACGATGCCGCGAGGGAATTCAAGGAGAAGCTCGATCAGAGCCCCAGGGACCCGGCCTGGCTTTACCTCTACGGCCGCCTTCAGAGCAGCGAAGAGAAAAGACAGTACTTCCAGAAAAGCATCGAGGCCAATCCCCGGTTTCCATGGGGCTATTACGGCCTCGGCATGCTCCTCCTCGAGGAGAAAAAGCCCCAGGAGGCCCAGGCTGACCTGGAAAAAGCCATCGACCTCGATCCCGACATCGCCGACGCCCATGTGCAGCTCGGCAAGGTTTACGCCACCCAGGGGAAGCTCCGCAATGCCGAAGAGGAATTCGGGAAAGCCGTGGAGCTTGACGGAAGCTCTCAGGACGGCTACTTTTATCTCGGCAACGTGGCCTTTATCAACGGAAACATCAATGAAGCCGCGCTGAACTACGAGAAAGTCCTGGAGCTTGACCCCGAGAACTTCAAGGCCAAAAATGCCCTGGCGAAGGTCTACCTGCTGAAAAACCGGACAGAAGAGGCCCTGGACATCTTTGAGAAGCTCATGGTGCGCGATCCGAGGAACGCCTGGACGGCTCTCAACATAGGCCGGGCAAAGTTCATGATGGCAAGGGAGAACGACGCCGTCAACGCCTTCAAGAAGGCAATCTCCCTCAGCCCTGTCCTCCCCGAGGCCCACTACCTCCTTGCCCTGGCCTACATGAACGAGAAGCGCTGGAGAGATGCGGAAGCAGAGCTATACCTCGTGGAAAAGAGCAGGAAGAACTTTCCCGGCTTGCACAAGGCCAGGGCCCTCATATACCTGTCAACAGGCCGGGAGGCAGAGGCGGAGAAGGAGCTCTCCCTCGAGGAGAAAACCAGTCCCCGCGATCCAGAGATTTCCTACATCAGGGGACAGATCCTCTTCCGCCGCTTCCAGATCCTCAAGGCCGAGGAGCAGTTCAAAAATGCCCTCTCCCTGGAATCGCGATATTACCCCGCCTACCTGGGCCTCGGCCAGATCGAGGAGTATTTCAAGGAGTACATAAGGGCCCTCCATGTGTATGAGGAAGCCCTTGTCATCTTTCCGGGCGACGCCGAGATCACCTACCGCATGGGCGTCTGCTGGTCCCTTCATGGCGACGACAAAAAAGCCAAGGAGTACTTCAGGCAGGCCTTTGAGCAGGGCTTTGACGACTGGAGCCGCATTGATGGCGACATTGCCATCCAGGGTCTCAAGGGCGACCCCGAAGTGGCGACAATGCTCACAGAAAACCGGAAAAAGAAGAGCTCCGTCGTGAAATACAGGCACTCGCAGCTCATAAGCAACCAGGACCTCATCTATAACCAGACCCAGCGGGCCTACAAAAAAATATAG
- a CDS encoding S8 family peptidase, which produces MQIDRTHSSTPISSKQLSPKKEPASPSGESSPAPADVVLFSAGDLTPKGKLPVILSSVTPEDKKQLEKLLKEKYNGRITSEIPLVNGYTVEINPSKMRQFISALPAHVGVSLDSKIKFPDPQVVIASHVKGGSDEEKNVYLQTYKLDKIWDKGITGKGVGVCVIDSGIFPHEDFGDRIVGWKDMSSKSGKEAYDPFGHGTHVSGIVAGSGKASEGKIKGVAPDASLVGVRITSVSEAIKGLQWAIENREKYGIKVINMSLGDYALKSYKDDPWAQAAEKAVEAGMVVVVAAGNEGPGASTISTPGTDPMVITVGSIDDKKTIQTKDDTIADSSSRGPTSQDKLTKPDVLAPGVAILSTLSPGSTLDMPEIPHVGDKYISFNGTSMATPIVAGLCALMLQANPSLTHEQIKEILRSTADKLPSLEENTQGMGRIDAVEALKKAEELKKPEALDKPTGKKVASHRKNSKALDDALSNGGWLIS; this is translated from the coding sequence ATGCAGATAGACAGAACGCACTCATCAACGCCGATCTCATCGAAGCAGCTTTCGCCCAAAAAAGAACCGGCCTCCCCATCAGGGGAGTCTTCACCTGCTCCTGCAGATGTGGTGCTCTTCTCGGCAGGGGATCTGACGCCCAAGGGTAAACTGCCCGTCATTCTTTCGTCGGTAACCCCTGAGGACAAGAAACAGCTCGAAAAACTCCTCAAGGAGAAATATAACGGCCGCATCACCTCTGAGATTCCCCTCGTCAACGGCTATACCGTTGAGATAAATCCCTCCAAGATGCGGCAGTTCATCAGCGCCCTTCCCGCCCATGTGGGGGTAAGCCTTGACAGCAAGATCAAATTCCCCGATCCCCAGGTCGTCATTGCAAGCCACGTCAAGGGGGGCAGTGACGAAGAGAAGAATGTCTATCTCCAGACTTACAAGCTCGACAAGATATGGGACAAGGGCATCACCGGCAAGGGTGTGGGCGTTTGTGTCATTGATTCTGGCATTTTTCCCCACGAGGATTTTGGAGACCGCATCGTGGGATGGAAAGACATGTCCTCGAAGAGCGGCAAAGAGGCCTACGATCCCTTCGGTCATGGCACTCATGTCTCGGGGATCGTGGCAGGAAGCGGCAAGGCCTCGGAAGGAAAGATCAAGGGCGTGGCCCCCGATGCAAGCCTGGTGGGAGTGAGGATCACCTCGGTGTCAGAAGCCATCAAGGGGCTCCAGTGGGCGATAGAGAACAGGGAGAAGTATGGCATCAAGGTGATCAACATGTCCCTTGGTGATTATGCCCTCAAGAGCTACAAGGACGATCCCTGGGCTCAGGCCGCAGAAAAAGCCGTAGAAGCGGGAATGGTGGTAGTCGTGGCGGCGGGAAATGAAGGCCCCGGCGCTTCAACGATAAGCACTCCCGGCACAGATCCCATGGTTATCACGGTGGGATCCATCGACGACAAGAAGACCATCCAGACAAAAGATGACACCATCGCCGACTCTTCAAGCAGGGGTCCTACCTCGCAGGACAAGCTCACCAAGCCTGACGTGCTTGCGCCAGGTGTTGCCATACTCTCGACGCTCTCTCCCGGCTCGACCCTCGACATGCCCGAGATACCCCATGTGGGCGACAAGTATATCTCCTTCAACGGCACTTCCATGGCGACTCCCATAGTAGCGGGGCTCTGCGCCCTGATGCTCCAGGCAAATCCGAGTCTCACCCATGAGCAGATCAAGGAGATTCTCCGCTCCACTGCCGACAAGCTCCCCTCTCTTGAAGAAAACACCCAGGGCATGGGAAGAATTGACGCTGTTGAGGCTCTCAAAAAGGCAGAGGAGCTCAAGAAGCCCGAAGCGCTTGATAAGCCTACGGGCAAGAAGGTAGCCTCCCACAGGAAGAACTCCAAGGCTCTTGATGATGCCCTTTCAAACGGTGGCTGGCTCATCTCCTGA